The nucleotide window TTGGGGTGTTAAGTATGCATGAACATGATTTAAAATTTAAAGTGAACCTAGAAGATTGTGACAGGAAAACTCCAGCTGAGGAGTTTGCTTGTCATGTATCACTATTTGTGAATGGGGTTATTTTTGACTCTGAATACGACCCCAAGGAATCCAAACGTTTAAAAAGTTTCTTGATTGATAAGTATTTATATTTTTTCGAGAGCGAGTTAATTCAAAACAAATTCCCAGTCGCTATAAGCTTAGAAGGATTGCACGTGGATTTGGTATCCCTTTTTCGAGATAATTTATTTACGGATGATGCAAGACGCGATTTGATATTTCATTATCATCATTGGGGAATCCAATCAGAGGGCTTTTCGCAAGAAGTTGGTCGCGTCGTTATAATGAGCAACAAAAATTTATTCCGCAATCTATTTAAAAAGTTTTGGTTTAGTGTAAATGAAGAAATACATTTCCGGTGTACTATTTTGAATGATAGAGATGTTTTTTTTCGTTGGCAACTAAGTTCGATTGTGCAAGGAGGTGACAATTATTCACTTGAAGATGGTTCAGTATTGGCTTTTGACAATAGGTTCAATGGGTTTCATTTCACAGTACATGCGATATCAGACACAGTTTTAAATTGTGCAGCTTTTTCCTTGATCGACCCTGCTAAATATTAATGGCTAGTAATAAGATTGGCTATGTTTAGACGAAAGAGATGGTGGTCGATTTTTACATTAAAGCGATAACAGCCAAATAAATAGTCCTATAGCCTTTACTCGGTTAGGACCCGCAAGTTATTTAATTATGCGAACATGTTCGCAGCAGGCAATTCTTTTTCTTTGCTTTCTTTTGGTAAGCCTCTCTACCCCTCTCTATACTTACCATGAAGGCCGCTTTTGGATGGAGGAAGGCACGTTCTTCTGCGAACGCATCTGGCCGCGCAGCTTCCTGGACGGCTTCTTCTACATCCATGAGGGACGGTTGGAGTTGCCGGCCAATGTGCTCGTAAATCTGTCCCGCCTCGTGGACCTGCGCTATGCCCCGCTCGTCACCACGTATGGCTCTTTGGTTCTACAAACACTACCGATTCTACTGCTCATTGCCCAGCGTCGACGGCTCGGACTGGGCTTCTTTGCTTGCGCGACGATCATCGTTCTCTCCGCCTGTTTGCCACAGGCTAACGAGGTTTGGGCCAATACCATCAACCTCCACTTCCATTTTTCCCTGCTGGTCGCGCTCATCCTCATGCTGCCCACGGACCAAACCAAGCCCTGGCGCTGGACGTTACGTAGCGGCGTGCTCCTGACCGGGCTGTCCGGCGCTCCGGCCAATGTGCTGGCGCCGCTCTTTGTCTGGCGGGCATGGCGGGAGAAGGACCGCGAACGCACCATCCAGGCCGCCATTCTCTGCGCCACGGCTCTGCTGCAACTCGTTCTCCAAGCCACGGCAACCGGTGTGTCGCCGCGGCAATACAGCATGGACCTCGAACTCTACGGCCTCATCGTCGCCACGCAGCAGTTCTTCGCGCCCCTGCTTGGGTTGGGGCACACTACAGACCTGTTGATGACCCTGCGTCGAGGACACGGCTCCGAGTTCGCCGCGCTGCCGCTGATACTGGCCGCTGTTGCCGGCTATGCATTCCTTTGGACTGTGGTTTGGAGACGCCGCCGCGACCTGGCTTACGGCCTCGGCGCAGCAATGCTCCTGGTGGGACTGGCATTGATCACCCGCCGTAATGATCTTGCGGACATGACGTACCATCTCCGTGGACTGCGCTACTTTTTCGCGCCGAACATGCTGCTGATCATCGTGACGGCATGTCTCTGCTCACGGCCTCCAGGCGAGGAGAATGCATCCCCAGTCATACCACCCATACCGCGTGGTATGGCCATTCCACTCGCAACCTGGGTATTGAGTACGGGGCTGCTTCTCAATTCTGCCATGCCGCCGCAGTTCGCATCCGGGCCGCCATGGCGCGAGCAGATTGACGCCCTCGAAGCATCGCCACCCAAACCCGGCGAAATCGTCCGCCTGGATATCTGGCCAACAGGCGTGAAGATGAAGTTGCCCGCGGAGTGCCTGAACCTCGACAGCCATCCCAGTCAGGATTGATCGGCTTGCAAGTTTGTCGCTTGCCTCTTCTCCTTCCAACGCTCCCTTCCCATGCAAACCGCCGTCATTGTTCTGCCCACGTACAGCGAGGCTGAGAACGTGCAATCCCTACTGCCGCAGCTATTTGCGCAGCAGGTATCCGTCTCAAGCCACACTATTCACGTGCTCGTGGTGGATGACGACTCGCCGGACGGCACGGCAGATGCTGTCCGCAAACTGCAGCCACTATACCCAGCCCTGCACCTGCTGAACGGCGCGAAGCGCGGGCTTGGGGAGGCATACAAACGCGGTTTTGCTCACGCCCTCCGGGAGTTCGACCCGGACCTGATTCTGCAGATGGATGCGGACTGGCAACACGACCCGACCATGTTGCCCGTACTCATCGATCAGGCTACTCGCGGGTATGACCTCGTTATCGGATCACGGTACACAAACGGCGGCGCCACGCCGAATTTCTCATTGCGCCGCCGGCTGATAAGCCGCCTCGGCAATTGGCTCGTACGGACCATAGGCAAAGTGCCCGAAATACGGGACTGCACCTCGGGCTATCGCTGCATCAAAGCGGATCCTCTTCGTGAGTGCGATTTCAACACGCTGCCTGGGAAAGGTTACTCGTTCCAAGCGTCGCTGCTGCTGGATCTGGTCCATAATGGCGCAAATGTGCGCGAAATGCCCATCGTATTTCCGGACCGGACCAAAGGGGCGTCCAAACTGGGCCTGGGTGATCAGGTGGAATTTTGTCGTGATATGGCGAAAATGCTTTTTCGGTGATGGGATACGAGTGTGTATGCTTTCGTCTTTGACTGGTCGTCTTTGTACAATGCCCTATTGCCGCATGGTGTTCTTAATAGTCGAGTCGCAGCTCGACTGCACGATTGAGCTTCGTACGTAGGTGCTCCCAGTCAGGAGCAACCTGCGAAAGTAATCTATAATAACCTGGAGAATGGTTTCTGATTTTCAAATGGCATAGCTCATGAAGAATGACATACTCTATGCAATCCTTTGGGGCTGCAACAAGCTCCGGGTTCAAAAGAATCGTTCCGGATTTTGTACAGCTTCCCCAGCGTTTTCGCATATGCAGCATACGCCATTGAGGAATGTCCTTGATGCCAATTTGTGCAGTCTGAACTACACATTTCTTCAGAAGCATTTCAAAAGTACTACGCGCCCTAGACCGAAGCCAATCCTGCACCAGAGATGCCACAGTCTCTGTGCCGTCGGATGGCAGGTGGAAAACATGAAGGAATGCTCCAATGAGCTTTGCAGAGCGGGAGTTCCCCTCATGCACCTTCAATCTATAGTGCCTACCCAGATATAATAAGCTCTCTCCGGAGATATACTGTCTGGAAGGAATGACCGGCGGGTAGGATGCGAACAAGCGCTTTTGCTTGAGTATCCATGCCCCCTTCCTCCTCACCTTCTCGGCCACATCCGCCTCCGTAGCATCCAGCGGAGCGTCAGTCACAACCGAGCCATCAGGAAAGACATGTATGGCCAATGTCTTCCGATTGGCAGGACGAATGGTGAAGGCAATCTCTGTTTTCCCGAAGAATACAGAGCATGACTTGGGAATATCAGGCAAGGTCACGCCTTTGCGCAACGAGAAGGAGCTTATCGATAAGAGCGTCGATGGATTCACCAGGAATGGTCATCTCATACGTTCTCGACGCATCGTACAAAATCTCATCGATGTCATTCATCATTTTGTTCTTTATATCTATGTTTGTGCTCCAGTCCCGGATCTTCCTTGACGCGATGGCCTCGTCAATTTGCAAGGCCATTTCGGCGACATGGGCCTCAGCGTCCTTCGAAGCACCAAGCATTTCCCCAATGACGCCAAAGTATGCGATGGCGTCGTCCTTCCCTCTCAAGGCGTTCGGAACATTGCTTCTCTCGCCGCTCTTCAAGTCCTCCAACAAGCCGCGCATTTTGCTGAGGTACTCAGCATCTGAAAGGCGTCTAGCCCTGTGGTTACTGATTGTTTCGTTAATAATTTCCGACAACCGCTGATACAGCGTCGGGTCTTCATCCATCTTGACGGTAATTGTTTTCTTGACCCGGGAGGCGATATGGTCGGCCTTGGCCGCGTCACCCTCGATAAGCTCAAGTTGCTCGTCAAAGGCGTCCACAGCAAAGATATCGACAGGCGCAATGACCTCCTGCACCGCATCGGCGCCGATATGCTTGCTGACCATATTCTTGAGTTGTTGCTCGTATGCCGAATAGTCCACGGCCTCGCCAAAGCGATGTTTCACAGCGTTGCGGAGATTCAGAAAATCCTTCAGGTCGTTCTTATACCTATGGATTGTCTTCTCAGGCGTGCTTTCGAGGAACCGGGCATTGGACAAAGCAAGTTGCAACGTATTGGCGAATAGCCGCAGGGCGTCATAGAACCGCTCGCGAACGTCCTCCGGCTCCAGGGCAAGCTGCATGGCCTCGATATCCGCCTTGTTCTCCACCTCCTTAAACACCTCCCAGACGTTGGCGTGACGGGCCTTGAGCTGCTCGATTTCAGCACTCACATCAATGATGGTGTTCTCGATGTCGGCCCGGTCAAACCCTTCCTTCTCCAGCGCGGCGTAGGTGTCTATGGCCTCATTCAACGCGCCGAAGATGCCCCGGTAGTCCACCACCAGGCCGTATTCCTTTCCGTCCCACAGCCGGTTCACCCTGGCTATGGCCTGGAGGATGTTGTGCTCCTTGAGATTCTTGTCGAGGTAGAGAACGCTGTTGCGCGGGGCGTCGAATCCCGTCAGCAGCTTGTCGATGACAATCAGGATCTCCGGATCATCGCTGTAATTGAAGGCGTTGATGATGCATTCCAGGTAATTCTTCTCATTGCCGTACTTCGCCATCATATCATTCCAGAACGCCTGCACCTCTGGAATCTTTGACGCATCGGTGGACGTATTCCCCTCGCGGCTGTCCGGTGACGACATGACAACCGCCACGGAGACTTCACCCTGCTCCTCAAAGCACTTCTGGTACGCCAGGACCGCTTCCCTGCTGGAAACGGCAAATTGCGCCTTCTTCCCGGTCCCCTTGCAGAACTGCTTGAAGTGCTGGCCAATATCGTAAGCGACTTCCGCAATCCGCGCCTCGGCTGAGAAAAGCTGCTCGGCCTGCTTGAATTTCTTTTTCAGATCGCCCTTCTGCTCAGGCGTCAGCCCTTCGGTGATGCGATCAAACCACTTGTCCAGCTCGGCGTCGTCGCCGTGCAATTCGCTCATGCGCCCTTCATAGCGTAGCGGCTCCACAGCTTTGTCCTGCACCGCCTGGTTCATGGTGTACTTGTGGATAAAGCCGCCGAACGTCTCGGCAGTACTCTTCTCTTTCTTGAGCAACGGCGTACCGGTGAAGCCGATATAGCAGGCGTTGGGGAACACCACGCGCATCTTGGCGTGGCTCTGTCCGTAGTTGCTGCGATGGCTCTCATCCACCAGCACGAAGATATTCCGGTCCTCGTCCTTGGTGCGTTTGTTCGCCACGGTTTCGAACTTGCCGATAACAGTGGTGATGACAGAAGCGCGCCCGCCCGCGATGAGTCGGAGCAGATGTTCGCCGGTCCTGGCCTGCACCACATCCTTGCCGCAAGCCCTGAATGTCTTGGTTATTTGCTTATCCAGGTCGATCCGGTCCGTAACGATGATGACCTTGGGATTCTGGATGCGAGGATCGATGGTAAGCGCCTTGGCCAGCATGACCATGGTCAGGGACTTGCCCGAACCGGTGGTGTGCCAGATGACACCGCCTTTGCGGCGGCTGTCGCCCTTCACATCGGTCACGCGGTCCACGGTGGCCTGCACGGCGAAGTACTGTTGATAGCGTGCGATCTTCTTGATCCGGTTGTCGTAGACGATGAACCCATACATGAGTTGCAGAAGCCGCTCCGGGCGAAGCAACGCGTGTATGGCTTTGTCCTGCGGTGTGGGCGTGCGCTGCCCGGAAGTCAGAACCCGTTCCAGGGCCTGGCGCTGCTCCCCGGTTGCCTCCAGGAAAAGCCGCGCTTTCTGTTCCTCGCTCAAAGGCGTGTTGATGATCCGTTCCAAGACTGCGTTCTGGGTCTGCGCGTCTTCCTCCTTCCAGACGGACCAGAATTTCTCGTCCG belongs to Oceanidesulfovibrio indonesiensis and includes:
- a CDS encoding type I restriction endonuclease subunit R, coding for MFDFKEYASSHAPALVLLEQLGYEYIPPTKALAMRGGRKSMPVLVDILDGQLRRMNTITFKGQAYEFSDANIKRAVREVAQVPFDSLITTSEQIYDLLTLGVSLEQTIDGSVKSHSLKYIDWEHPENNVYHVCDEFEFERRHSDSVRKPDIVLFINGIPVSIIECKRPDKREAIKEGISQHIRNQRVTEIPELYVYSQVLLSVSQNRAMFGTTDTDEKFWSVWKEEDAQTQNAVLERIINTPLSEEQKARLFLEATGEQRQALERVLTSGQRTPTPQDKAIHALLRPERLLQLMYGFIVYDNRIKKIARYQQYFAVQATVDRVTDVKGDSRRKGGVIWHTTGSGKSLTMVMLAKALTIDPRIQNPKVIIVTDRIDLDKQITKTFRACGKDVVQARTGEHLLRLIAGGRASVITTVIGKFETVANKRTKDEDRNIFVLVDESHRSNYGQSHAKMRVVFPNACYIGFTGTPLLKKEKSTAETFGGFIHKYTMNQAVQDKAVEPLRYEGRMSELHGDDAELDKWFDRITEGLTPEQKGDLKKKFKQAEQLFSAEARIAEVAYDIGQHFKQFCKGTGKKAQFAVSSREAVLAYQKCFEEQGEVSVAVVMSSPDSREGNTSTDASKIPEVQAFWNDMMAKYGNEKNYLECIINAFNYSDDPEILIVIDKLLTGFDAPRNSVLYLDKNLKEHNILQAIARVNRLWDGKEYGLVVDYRGIFGALNEAIDTYAALEKEGFDRADIENTIIDVSAEIEQLKARHANVWEVFKEVENKADIEAMQLALEPEDVRERFYDALRLFANTLQLALSNARFLESTPEKTIHRYKNDLKDFLNLRNAVKHRFGEAVDYSAYEQQLKNMVSKHIGADAVQEVIAPVDIFAVDAFDEQLELIEGDAAKADHIASRVKKTITVKMDEDPTLYQRLSEIINETISNHRARRLSDAEYLSKMRGLLEDLKSGERSNVPNALRGKDDAIAYFGVIGEMLGASKDAEAHVAEMALQIDEAIASRKIRDWSTNIDIKNKMMNDIDEILYDASRTYEMTIPGESIDALIDKLLLVAQRRDLA
- a CDS encoding M48 family metallopeptidase; this translates as MPDIPKSCSVFFGKTEIAFTIRPANRKTLAIHVFPDGSVVTDAPLDATEADVAEKVRRKGAWILKQKRLFASYPPVIPSRQYISGESLLYLGRHYRLKVHEGNSRSAKLIGAFLHVFHLPSDGTETVASLVQDWLRSRARSTFEMLLKKCVVQTAQIGIKDIPQWRMLHMRKRWGSCTKSGTILLNPELVAAPKDCIEYVILHELCHLKIRNHSPGYYRLLSQVAPDWEHLRTKLNRAVELRLDY
- a CDS encoding polyprenol monophosphomannose synthase, which encodes MQTAVIVLPTYSEAENVQSLLPQLFAQQVSVSSHTIHVLVVDDDSPDGTADAVRKLQPLYPALHLLNGAKRGLGEAYKRGFAHALREFDPDLILQMDADWQHDPTMLPVLIDQATRGYDLVIGSRYTNGGATPNFSLRRRLISRLGNWLVRTIGKVPEIRDCTSGYRCIKADPLRECDFNTLPGKGYSFQASLLLDLVHNGANVREMPIVFPDRTKGASKLGLGDQVEFCRDMAKMLFR